From a region of the Acidobacteriota bacterium genome:
- the fliP gene encoding flagellar type III secretion system pore protein FliP (The bacterial flagellar biogenesis protein FliP forms a type III secretion system (T3SS)-type pore required for flagellar assembly.): MSTLGPKRSRACKRWLVLFLLLGALTVPAWAQQQASPPSPNLNVNFDSGDSYSVPLQLLAILTLLSFLPAMLISMTAFTRIIVVAHFIRQALGTQGAPSNQILIGLSLFLTLFVMGPTLEQIYQGAVVPYQQGTLQGQEALEAAAAPIRTFMLKHANEKELALFVKVGKLPQPRTPDDLPLRVIIPAFMLSELKAAFTIGFVIFLPFLIIDMVISSVLLSIGMMQLPPIVISTPFKILLFVLVDGWTLVVTSLIEGFA, translated from the coding sequence GTGAGCACCCTCGGCCCAAAGAGGAGCCGTGCCTGCAAGCGCTGGCTGGTCCTGTTCTTGTTGCTGGGAGCGCTGACCGTTCCGGCCTGGGCCCAGCAGCAGGCCAGTCCGCCCTCGCCCAATCTCAACGTCAACTTCGACTCGGGCGACAGCTACTCGGTTCCTCTGCAACTGCTGGCCATCCTGACCCTGCTTTCCTTTCTGCCGGCCATGCTGATCTCGATGACGGCCTTTACGCGCATCATCGTGGTGGCGCATTTCATCAGGCAGGCGCTGGGGACGCAGGGGGCGCCCAGCAACCAGATCCTCATCGGACTCTCGCTCTTCCTCACCCTGTTCGTGATGGGTCCCACGCTGGAGCAGATCTACCAGGGTGCGGTGGTGCCCTACCAGCAGGGGACGCTGCAGGGCCAGGAAGCACTGGAGGCCGCGGCCGCGCCCATCCGCACCTTCATGCTCAAACACGCCAATGAGAAGGAGCTGGCCCTTTTCGTCAAGGTCGGCAAGCTGCCTCAGCCGCGGACGCCCGACGACCTTCCTCTGCGCGTCATCATCCCCGCCTTCATGCTCTCGGAACTGAAGGCGGCGTTCACCATCGGATTTGTCATTTTTCTGCCCTTCCTGATCATCGACATGGTCATCAGTTCGGTGCTGCTCTCCATCGGGATGATGCAGTTGCCGCCCATCGTCATTTCCACCCCCTTCAAGATCCTGCTCTTCGTGCTGGTGGACGGCTGGACGCTGGTGGTCACCTCCTTGATCGAAGGATTCGCCTGA
- a CDS encoding flagellar hook protein FlgE yields MGGAFFTGLSGLVANSLGIEVVGNNLSNTNTVGYKVNNIHFAELISGSNQLLKLGQGARTERLAETFSQGSLQDSQIPTDMAIQGGGFFVVGDGVNSQFYTRAGNFQISPDGFLTNSEGLFVLGYPAIDGEVNLNSGLQPVQIVPDTGLEPRATSLLRIGANLNVDTPEGEIFTTAVSVFDSLGEDHQITLHFTRTASGWDYEVQLPAEDVGGAVGDPPAVLESGSITFDGDGRIDTVTTTGGALPAGSDVTGITISGLANGANDLTFDWDLFDENGQGFITQFNLPNETQLTFQDGNGAGSLTGIVVRRNGVIEGLFSNGETSPLGQLAMAKFTNPQGLVKVASNLYSKTAQSGDPSVGEPGTGGRGVIRGNALESSNVDIAEEFVKLIIFQRAYQANSRLVITADEVVQEAIALKR; encoded by the coding sequence ATGGGTGGAGCTTTTTTTACCGGACTGTCAGGCCTTGTTGCCAATTCACTGGGTATCGAAGTGGTGGGCAACAACCTGTCCAACACCAATACTGTCGGCTACAAGGTCAACAACATCCACTTTGCGGAACTCATCTCGGGCAGCAATCAGTTGCTTAAACTGGGGCAGGGAGCCCGCACCGAGCGCCTGGCCGAGACCTTTTCCCAAGGCTCTTTGCAGGACTCCCAGATCCCCACCGACATGGCCATCCAGGGCGGAGGATTTTTCGTGGTCGGCGACGGCGTCAATTCTCAGTTCTATACGCGCGCCGGCAACTTCCAGATCAGCCCCGACGGGTTTCTCACCAACAGCGAGGGACTCTTCGTATTGGGCTATCCCGCCATCGACGGGGAAGTCAATCTCAACTCCGGCTTGCAGCCCGTCCAGATCGTGCCCGACACCGGGCTGGAACCTCGCGCCACTTCGTTGCTGCGCATCGGGGCCAACCTCAACGTCGACACGCCGGAAGGCGAGATCTTCACCACCGCCGTCAGCGTCTTCGATTCCTTGGGCGAAGATCACCAGATCACCCTCCACTTCACCCGCACGGCTTCGGGGTGGGACTACGAAGTGCAGCTTCCCGCCGAGGACGTGGGGGGCGCAGTGGGAGATCCGCCCGCCGTTTTGGAATCGGGATCGATCACCTTCGACGGCGACGGCCGAATCGATACCGTAACCACCACCGGAGGCGCCCTGCCGGCGGGCAGCGACGTCACCGGCATCACCATCAGCGGATTAGCCAACGGAGCCAACGACCTCACCTTCGACTGGGATCTCTTCGACGAGAACGGCCAGGGATTCATCACCCAGTTCAATCTTCCCAATGAAACCCAGCTTACTTTCCAGGACGGAAACGGGGCCGGATCCCTGACCGGCATCGTGGTTCGCCGCAACGGCGTGATCGAGGGACTCTTCTCCAACGGCGAGACCTCCCCGCTGGGGCAGCTCGCCATGGCCAAGTTCACCAATCCCCAAGGACTGGTCAAGGTGGCCTCCAACCTCTATTCCAAGACGGCCCAGTCGGGAGATCCTTCCGTAGGCGAGCCCGGCACGGGCGGACGCGGGGTGATCAGGGGCAATGCCCTCGAGAGCTCCAACGTCGACATCGCCGAGGAGTTCGTCAAGCTCATCATCTTCCAGAGGGCCTACCAAGCCAACTCTCGCCTGGTCATTACGGCCGACGAGGTGGTTCAGGAAGCCATCGCCCTCAAGCGGTAA
- the fliR gene encoding flagellar biosynthetic protein FliR: MIDIGNTPEYFIGFALLLARVGGLMIFAPFWGSFAIARSIRVVLALVLCAVLYPVIGSQITLPSLDPVTVVLGLASEMAVGLMLGLAGQIFLAALQLAGTVMGFQMGFSLVNVIDPQTNVEISVLAVLYNLAAITLFLIMDAHIWFFQAMVDSYQIVPPLTASLSGQLFDEMLRISSGLFYLGVKLAMPIVVVGITVDVLLGIVGRAAPQIHILIAGLPLKVLVGFIMVTLTARALIPFFDHHLSDLHRDLYIILRTLAV; the protein is encoded by the coding sequence ATGATCGACATCGGCAACACCCCGGAGTACTTCATCGGCTTCGCCCTGCTTCTGGCACGGGTGGGCGGTCTGATGATCTTCGCTCCCTTCTGGGGCAGCTTTGCCATCGCCCGGTCCATCCGGGTGGTGCTGGCCTTGGTCCTGTGCGCCGTCCTTTATCCGGTCATCGGAAGCCAAATCACTCTGCCCTCGCTCGATCCGGTGACGGTGGTGCTGGGACTGGCTTCAGAAATGGCCGTGGGGCTGATGCTGGGGCTGGCGGGGCAGATCTTCCTGGCGGCCCTGCAGTTGGCCGGCACGGTGATGGGCTTTCAGATGGGATTCAGCCTGGTCAACGTCATCGATCCTCAGACCAACGTCGAAATCTCGGTCCTGGCTGTGCTCTACAACCTGGCCGCCATCACCCTCTTCCTCATCATGGACGCCCACATCTGGTTTTTCCAGGCCATGGTCGACAGCTACCAGATCGTCCCGCCCCTCACGGCCAGCCTCTCCGGCCAGCTCTTCGACGAGATGCTGCGCATTTCCTCGGGACTCTTTTACCTGGGAGTCAAGCTGGCCATGCCCATCGTGGTGGTGGGCATCACCGTGGACGTGCTGCTGGGAATCGTGGGAAGGGCGGCGCCCCAGATCCACATCCTCATCGCCGGTCTTCCCCTCAAGGTGCTGGTGGGATTCATCATGGTCACCCTCACCGCCCGCGCCCTGATACCCTTCTTCGACCATCACCTCTCCGACCTCCACCGCGACCTCTACATCATCCTCCGCACCCTGGCGGTCTAG
- a CDS encoding flagellar biosynthetic protein FliQ, with translation MTEATVVEMLHGVGMQVLWLAGPLLLIGLAVGLLISVVQVVTSIHDPTLSFVPRIIVVLVMALILLSWMLNRLVSFTINLFHQITQLV, from the coding sequence ATGACCGAAGCAACCGTAGTCGAGATGCTGCACGGAGTGGGAATGCAGGTTCTGTGGCTGGCCGGCCCGCTGCTGCTGATCGGCCTGGCGGTGGGACTGCTCATCAGTGTGGTCCAGGTCGTAACCTCTATCCACGACCCCACCCTCAGCTTCGTGCCCCGCATCATCGTGGTGCTGGTCATGGCCCTGATTCTGCTCTCCTGGATGCTCAACCGTCTGGTCAGCTTCACCATCAACCTCTTTCATCAAATCACCCAGTTGGTTTAG
- a CDS encoding FliM/FliN family flagellar motor switch protein — protein MAGPATQEAAQETSNAAASQTKSAVKSAAKPAAKSTVKPEGEDLRRSPQELGLELAQVDLDRFGDIPYRIDILIGKAVKKVKEILEMEVGDTVVLDRPAHETVLLTIEGVTIAQAEVVSSDSGASIQISDVGWEA, from the coding sequence ATGGCCGGTCCCGCAACACAAGAGGCGGCCCAGGAAACTTCCAATGCGGCCGCCAGTCAGACCAAGTCGGCAGTCAAGTCCGCAGCTAAACCCGCAGCTAAATCCACGGTCAAGCCCGAAGGCGAAGACTTGCGCCGTTCCCCCCAAGAGCTGGGCCTGGAGCTGGCCCAGGTCGATCTGGACCGCTTCGGCGATATCCCCTACCGCATCGACATTCTCATCGGCAAGGCCGTCAAGAAGGTCAAGGAGATCCTCGAGATGGAGGTCGGCGACACGGTGGTGCTGGACCGACCCGCACACGAAACCGTCCTCCTGACCATCGAAGGCGTCACCATCGCTCAGGCCGAAGTCGTCAGTTCTGACAGCGGCGCCAGCATCCAGATTTCAGACGTGGGGTGGGAGGCATAG
- the fliO gene encoding flagellar biosynthetic protein FliO translates to MIYAQSFMALALVLGLVWLFYRLFMHLQNRLGLSGPDRSIQVEERTSLGDKRQLLVVQVDGQRYLLGATSSNISLVSALGEKPEPQAEEDASDNAAAESRPGFKSFRSLLGEMGL, encoded by the coding sequence ATGATTTACGCCCAGAGCTTCATGGCCTTGGCGCTGGTTCTAGGACTGGTGTGGTTGTTCTACCGCCTTTTCATGCACCTTCAGAACCGCTTGGGTCTTTCCGGGCCTGACCGAAGCATCCAGGTGGAGGAGCGGACTTCCCTGGGCGACAAGCGCCAGTTGCTGGTGGTGCAGGTCGACGGTCAGCGCTACCTCCTGGGGGCCACCAGCAGCAATATCTCGCTGGTCTCGGCCCTGGGCGAAAAGCCCGAACCGCAGGCTGAGGAGGATGCCTCCGACAACGCCGCCGCGGAGTCGAGGCCTGGATTCAAGTCTTTTAGAAGTCTGTTGGGGGAGATGGGGCTGTGA
- a CDS encoding flagellar basal body-associated FliL family protein, which translates to MAEQLQANEAGQEAQAVKKRSKLWIILPVGFLFAIISAGLGAYLGGIFSSADSQVEASAPPEIVNETFPLDPIVIQLADDTRKQRFVRLSVTLGLYRPEDGESRGLSDEVTFQPRVQDRLIFAIGSKTSDELNAPGGRQQLKDELLTQIGSVFPENCGKLKEVYITELLIQ; encoded by the coding sequence GTGGCCGAGCAACTACAGGCAAACGAAGCAGGGCAGGAAGCACAAGCGGTCAAGAAGCGCTCCAAACTTTGGATCATCCTGCCTGTCGGATTTCTTTTCGCAATCATCTCGGCCGGACTGGGAGCCTATTTGGGAGGCATCTTCTCTTCGGCCGACAGCCAGGTGGAGGCAAGCGCTCCGCCTGAGATCGTCAACGAGACCTTCCCCTTGGATCCCATCGTCATCCAGTTGGCCGACGACACGCGCAAGCAGCGCTTCGTGAGGCTTTCGGTCACCTTGGGACTCTATCGCCCTGAGGATGGGGAATCGAGGGGCCTTTCCGACGAGGTCACCTTTCAACCCAGGGTGCAAGACCGCCTCATCTTTGCCATAGGCAGCAAGACCAGCGATGAGTTGAACGCCCCCGGAGGCCGTCAGCAGCTTAAAGACGAGTTGCTGACGCAGATCGGCAGCGTTTTTCCCGAGAATTGCGGAAAGTTGAAAGAAGTCTACATCACCGAGTTGTTGATTCAGTGA
- a CDS encoding ABC transporter permease, which translates to MENVARDLRFALRILLLHPGFTAVAVLSLALGIGANSTIFSAVNSVLLKPLPFRQPEQLVRLYERYVPNQTLTEASGRSFLIWQEMDTFQALALARSSRVSLIRDEEARRVEADEVSEDFFRLLGRPMSLGRAFEPSEVRASAEVAVIGFGLWQRDFASDEGVLGRSIRVDGREMEIVGVAPPGYGVLGAEKGRGSELWIPLSSGLLMRQDGDERQFRVWGRLADDANLSQARIELRTLSRSLELSLPDSYRDWDVHLAPLRQDLLGDSGELLSALLAAVGLVLMIACANVANLLLSRSSRRRREIALRAALGAPRRRLLGQLVVENLLLAVLSGAVGLLLALWGVDVLRSLFASWLPRAEEISLDWQVFLFTLLVSLLAGLLFGLGPAWKASRPNLSVTLRNVRTATGTTAEGRVRGVLVVSEVALAMVLLIAAGVLIRTVLALQAVDPGYQADKVLAMELRLPSWKYQTAAHRENVLEALAERLQRLAGVETTAFSASVPPLPGVPSKVLMTDYSSGGRGELVDCFAVSPAYWKTLGIGVVTGRLLLDKERRRSPAVVISRSFANLLGGPGEAIGARLRLRDGSGRFIVVGVVEDVRRDPRRMPSPAIYLPFRGGSPRPVYVLIRGQWEPSDLTLAVTSALQRLDPDLAADRLAPLDQLGRASTNRERLSMLLLSGFAGLALVMAAVGIFGVLSFVVSERFHEIGIRMAFGARRRDILRRVLGQGMGLALAGIVVGVVGSFLASGLLTRLLHTTRPADPATYLFYALVLSAVALLACSVPALRATRVQPMKTLRYE; encoded by the coding sequence ATGGAAAATGTCGCCCGTGACCTGCGGTTCGCTCTCCGGATTCTGCTGCTGCATCCGGGATTCACCGCGGTGGCAGTGCTGTCGCTGGCCCTGGGAATCGGGGCCAACAGCACCATATTCAGCGCTGTCAACTCGGTCCTGCTCAAGCCCCTGCCTTTCCGTCAACCTGAACAACTGGTGCGCCTTTATGAGCGATATGTGCCCAACCAGACCCTGACCGAGGCCTCGGGGCGCAGTTTTCTGATCTGGCAAGAAATGGACACCTTCCAGGCCCTTGCGCTGGCCCGTTCCAGCCGCGTCAGCCTGATCAGGGACGAGGAAGCGCGGCGGGTTGAGGCCGACGAGGTCTCGGAAGACTTCTTCAGGCTGCTGGGACGTCCCATGAGCCTGGGACGCGCTTTCGAACCCTCTGAAGTGAGGGCTTCAGCCGAGGTGGCGGTCATCGGATTCGGACTCTGGCAGCGCGACTTCGCGTCCGACGAAGGAGTCTTGGGACGATCGATCCGGGTGGACGGACGGGAAATGGAGATCGTGGGCGTGGCCCCGCCCGGCTACGGCGTACTGGGAGCCGAGAAAGGACGCGGCAGCGAGCTGTGGATACCGCTCTCCTCCGGCCTCCTCATGCGCCAGGACGGAGACGAACGCCAGTTCAGGGTATGGGGACGTTTGGCCGACGACGCCAACCTTTCACAGGCCCGGATCGAACTGCGGACCCTCTCGCGGAGTCTCGAACTCAGCCTTCCCGACAGCTATCGGGACTGGGACGTCCATCTGGCGCCGCTGCGGCAAGACCTGCTGGGCGATTCGGGAGAGCTGCTGAGCGCACTGCTGGCGGCCGTGGGCCTGGTGCTCATGATCGCCTGCGCCAACGTGGCCAATCTGCTCCTCTCTCGCTCTTCGCGCCGCCGCCGCGAGATCGCCCTGCGGGCGGCACTGGGAGCCCCCCGCCGCCGGCTGCTGGGCCAGTTGGTGGTCGAGAACCTGCTGCTGGCCGTCCTCAGCGGGGCGGTTGGCCTGCTGCTGGCGCTGTGGGGCGTAGACGTGCTGCGCAGTCTTTTCGCCTCCTGGCTGCCGCGGGCCGAGGAGATCTCGCTCGACTGGCAGGTCTTTCTCTTTACTTTGCTGGTCTCCCTGCTGGCCGGGCTGCTCTTCGGACTCGGTCCGGCCTGGAAGGCTTCGCGGCCCAACCTCAGCGTCACCCTGCGCAATGTCCGCACGGCCACCGGCACCACCGCCGAAGGACGCGTCCGGGGTGTGCTGGTGGTCAGCGAAGTGGCCCTGGCCATGGTGCTTCTTATTGCAGCCGGCGTGCTCATCCGCACCGTGCTTGCCCTCCAGGCCGTCGATCCTGGATACCAGGCCGACAAGGTGCTGGCGATGGAGCTGCGCCTTCCCTCCTGGAAGTACCAGACCGCCGCTCACCGTGAAAACGTGCTGGAGGCTCTGGCCGAACGTCTGCAGCGGTTGGCCGGGGTCGAGACGACGGCCTTCTCGGCCTCGGTTCCCCCGCTGCCCGGCGTCCCCTCGAAGGTGCTGATGACCGACTATTCCTCGGGCGGACGCGGCGAGTTGGTGGACTGCTTCGCGGTCAGCCCCGCCTACTGGAAGACGCTGGGAATCGGGGTGGTGACGGGACGTCTGCTGCTCGACAAGGAACGGCGGCGAAGTCCTGCCGTGGTCATCTCGAGAAGCTTCGCCAACCTGCTGGGCGGCCCGGGAGAGGCCATCGGCGCACGCCTGCGCCTGCGCGACGGGTCGGGACGCTTTATCGTGGTCGGCGTGGTCGAGGACGTGCGGCGCGATCCGCGGCGCATGCCTTCGCCTGCTATCTACCTGCCCTTCCGGGGAGGTTCCCCGCGTCCCGTCTACGTTTTGATCCGCGGCCAGTGGGAGCCGTCCGATCTGACTTTAGCCGTGACCAGCGCTCTGCAGCGTCTCGATCCCGACTTGGCGGCCGACCGTCTGGCCCCCCTGGACCAACTGGGACGCGCCTCCACCAACCGTGAACGCCTGTCCATGCTGCTTCTCAGCGGATTCGCGGGCTTGGCGCTGGTGATGGCGGCAGTAGGGATCTTCGGTGTCCTCTCCTTCGTGGTCTCCGAGCGCTTCCACGAGATCGGCATCCGCATGGCCTTCGGCGCCCGCCGCCGCGACATCCTGCGCCGCGTGCTGGGGCAGGGAATGGGCTTGGCCCTGGCCGGCATCGTGGTGGGCGTGGTCGGTTCCTTCCTGGCTTCGGGCCTCCTCACCCGCCTCCTCCACACCACCCGCCCCGCCGACCCCGCCACCTACCTCTTCTACGCCCTGGTCCTGTCCGCCGTAGCCCTCCTGGCCTGCTCCGTCCCCGCCCTCCGAGCCACCCGAGTCCAACCCATGAAAACCCTCCGCTACGAGTAA